The proteins below are encoded in one region of Coregonus clupeaformis isolate EN_2021a unplaced genomic scaffold, ASM2061545v1 scaf0120, whole genome shotgun sequence:
- the LOC121569974 gene encoding LOW QUALITY PROTEIN: protein Wnt-5b (The sequence of the model RefSeq protein was modified relative to this genomic sequence to represent the inferred CDS: inserted 3 bases in 2 codons; deleted 1 base in 1 codon), translating to METRTSRRPCSSAEQHLLLAVALIACSSQLLVDANSWLSLAMNPIQRPEMYIIGAQPLCSQLTGLSQGQRKLCQLYQDHMVYIGEGAKTGINECQYQFRHRRWNCSTVDNASVFGRVMQIGSRETAFTYAISAAGVVNAVSRACREGELSTCGCSRAARPRDLPRDWLWGGCGDNVNYGYRFAREFVDAREREKNYPQGSKEDARTLMNLQNNEAGRQSVYNLANVACKCHGVSGSCSLKMCWLQLADFPRVGEFLKEKYDSDRRHAHRTKRKLEQVDKRFNXPDPRPGHIDQSPDYCLKNETTGSXGTLGRLCNKTSEGMDGCELMCCGRGYDQFKTYKHERCHCKFHWCCYVKCKRCTSLVDQFVCK from the exons ATGGAGACCAGGACTAGCCGAAGACCGTGTAGCAGCGCCGAGCAACACTTACTGCTGGCGGTCGCGCTCATCGCATGCAGCTCACAACTACTGGTGGACGCCAACTCCTGGTT GTCGTTAGCGATGAACCCTATCCAGAGACCGGAGATGTACATCATCGGGGCCCAGCCTCTGTGCAGCCAGCTTACGGGGCTCTCCCAGGGGCAGAGGAAGCTGTGCCAGCTCTACCAGGACCATATGGTTTACATAGGCGAGGGGGCCAAGACGGGCATCAATGAGTGCCAATACCAGTTCAGACATCGGCGGTGGAACTGTAGCACGGTGGATAATGCATCCGTGTTCGGACGCGTCATGCAGATAG ggagcagggagacagCCTTCACCTATGCCATCAGTGCAGCAGGCGTGGTGAATGCGGTCAGCAGAGCGTGCCGGGAGGGAGAACTCTCCACCTGCGGATGCAGCCGCGCCGCTCGACCCCGTGACCTACCGCGTGATTGGCTGTGGGGCGGCTGTGGCGACAACGTCAACTATGGCTACCGTTTCGCCCGGGAGTTTGTGGACGCGCGGGAGAGAGAAAAGAACTACCCTCAAGGCTCCAAAGAAGATGCTAGAACACTGATGAACCTACAGAACAACGAGGCAGGGAGACAG tcagtCTACAACCTGGCCAACGTGGCGTGTAAGTGTCATGGCGTGTCT GGTTCCTGCAGTCTGAAGATGTGCTGGCTCCAGCTGGCAGACTTCCCCCGCGTTGGAGAGTTCCTGAAGGAGAAGTACGACAGCGACCGCCGCCATGCGCATCGGACGAAACGAAAACTGGAGCAGGTGGACAAACGCTTCAA GCCTGACCCGAGACCTGGTCACATCGACCAGAGCCCAGACTACTGTCTGAAGAACGAGACCACCGGCT ATGGAACCCTGGGGAGACTCTGTAACAAGACGTCAGAGGGGATGGACGGGTGTGAGCTGATGTGCTGTGGGAGAGGATATGACCAGTTCAAGACCTATAAGCATGAGAGATGCCACTGCAAGTTTCACTGGTGTTGTTACGTCAAGTGTAAGAGGTGCACTTCCCTGGTGGATCAGTTTGTCTGCAAGTAg